The window ACCTATGTTACTACCTAATCTCTATGTAACTTAGTAATACcgacataatatgtatgttcAATTCTAAAGATTAAGTTTTTGAGATTTAATTCGAAAAGTGTGTAATATGTACAATAAGTGTACTAATTTTATGATACTGACAACATATGTACCTCCATATTAACAGTATAAGTGCCTTGGCTGGAACTGTAAACTTATACTTAGTGTTTACCTGAATAAAGAATAATCGTGGGTCAATGCCATATAGCCCTTATACTAATTTTTTCATAGGACCGGCCGCGGGCCGGGTAAAATCCATTCGCGTGCCGCagatggcccgcgggccgtactttgcccaccactgagttagactaagaaaagtctgcagcgattttgacagcccatgcagtgcaagtgttatttatacgtcataatctaACCGAAATTGGCGAGAGGCTTGATAATCCCTTTTGTAAATATTGGGCCTCGATGCATGTCCCAGTCTACCGGAGGGATAAATGACTTACGTTGGTTtagaatatttttgtgaattttatttttaatgtaaataatgtatgtacttaaatataagGTGTGTTGTCAATACTAACATAGTGataagtaatattattattgtaccTAACTAATCATTTATGGATCTGTGATGTCCGAAATAAtgtctaaataaaaaataatttaatagacgtttgacgttcaaaataagactttcactgcgtgggctatcaaaatctctgcataCTTGGTAACTCTAtctgtgtgccaaatttcaccaAATTCCGTTTACACTTTGCGCCAATAATCAAAGGTCCCCTGTGCTGCCCCCTGTAGTCAGTGGCGAATTTGCCCTAAAGCCAAGTaagcccgggcctagggcggcaagacgGTTAGAGGCGTCAGAAAGCAAGATGAGTGCTGGGAAAGGGGCGGCTATTAGTAGCttatacagggcctggggcctagggcggcctagatcgcaaatccgccactgcctgtatagttcatgcacgttTCCTAGAGGTGGCCATGATCAAAGGCTTGATGACTGTGTATTTGTTATTCTGTCATTCTTCCTTAAAATTTGTTAATGATTTGGAAAAGACATTCAAAAGGATAGgtaaattatcaatttatgCAGGTGTATCTATCTCAAACATACAGGTAATTAGGTATCCCAAagaaatatacatacctactatttatttaGCATTATGTGTAAAGTGCCAAAATCGGAGGCGATGTTCAAATAGAGAGGGATCTTTAGATTAACAGTACCGAAACATCCATTTCCTGAAACTTGTCACCCCTATCCTCATATCCGAGCTATTATGATAGCAAGCATTATTATTTACTGAGATAACATCGGGGTATCCTATCCGAGCCGTCCGGAAATATATGCGTGTTTCCGGTAACAAGGCATTGTTATTGTTATACCTACTCTACCCGACTTTACCGTAAAAGTAGGTCTCTGATATAACtatgcccaccgcgtcacagttcagaaAAAACTAGCCacattatactaaaattaattctgtttataggtgaatagaattcattagggttccgtacccaaagggtaaaacgggaccctattactaagacttcgctgtccgtccgtccgtccgtctgtcaccaggctgtatctcacgaaccgtgatagctagacagttgaaattttcacagatgatgtatttctgttgccgctataacaacaaatactaaaaacagaataaaataaagatttaaatggggaaAAGACTCAACGTCTATCCACAACCTGTTTGCAACGAATATTGCGGTACTTTGGCCATGTTGCACGCAGGGATACCAGCAATTTGGAACGCCTTATCGTGACCGGTAAAATAGAGGGAAAAAGGCCTAGGGGTAGAAGTCCCAAACGATGGTCGGACCAAATAGCGGAGGAACTAAAAATACCTGTCAGCGACGCACTCCACCAAGCTACAGAACGGGACCGATGGAGACAACTAGTTGACGGAATcaaacggagtcacgatcctcagcaatgagggaccgattgaagagagagagagaaatggggctcccatacaacaaacgtgatttttgaccaaagttaagcaacgtcgggagtggtcagtacttggatgggtgaccgttttttttttttgctttttttgttttttttttgcattatggtacggaacccttcttgcccggttttttttagtttaagaTAGCCAGTTAATAaacagtggccagtaattgatgAATTACCCTGCCCTTATTTAGTTAATCGTAGTAATCTGAAAAATATTCTAATGCattctttgtattattttcAGGTACTTTTATTGAATGCTCCTTTTCTAGGATGCCCTTCTTCAATATTTGGCACTCAGATCTTCGTGGTGCTTCCGATACAGAACGAAAACGCCACATGATTAAAGTTCTTAAGTCCTACTTCGAGAATACCGAGAACATAGATTTTACTGGTCTAGAAAGGTGTGTATATAATTTATGCAAGAATTTAAGGACGTATTGGAACAAAGAGACACGTgctaaaaacaaagttttagtAAAATATAAACATTGGTTAAATAAAGTCGTGACAATACGCTTACCATGTTACAAAATGGAACAGTGCACTCTAGAAGAAAATATAGCAAGTCCATCTGATCCATCTAGTGGATGTGATAGATGTCGTGGCAAAGACATTTTTGAGCATAGAGAGCTTCTGCTAGATCATAAAAATTCTAAGGAGCCACTGTCCAATTCGAGTTTCTCAAATATCAGTGCCGAAGAGTGCCGAAGAGATGGTGGACCTTGTTGAAAAGGCCAAATTGACAAGACAACAATATCTTCTTATAAGTAAATTCTTTAACAATAAGTTTCCTGATTTTTTACCAACTAGTAAAAGTGTGTTTAAAGCTAGGATAAAGTgattttgtataattttctcTAGTTAGAAATAAATCATACTTACAGTATGTCTAATTGAGAGACTAACGGAAAAAAGTTCTAcatgatataattataaatgaacatataaattaaattcgagAGATAAGCGACTTTTATTTTCACATCAAAGACATAAGAACCATGCTGACATATGATGGACACTATCTCTATTTTATTCTAGAATGTCAAAAAGTAAAGCCTGTTTCACTCGCGCGGTGTTATAAAGCTAGATCTGCTTTATCACGCCGAGAACAGCGTCCACCGTACGCCTGCTCATGTCTGCGTAAAGCTGCCTTCTGTCTACACTCGTACGCGCAGTTACCACACTTAAAACTCTTTTCTTCATTGTGAATCAACTCGTGTCTCTTTAAATTACATTTCTtggaacatttataagtacagtGACTACATTTAAAAGGTTTATCACCCGTGTGTATCATTTGGTGTAGTCGTAAATCTGATTTCATTATACACTTGAAATCGCAATCGCCACATTGATATGGTTTTTCCTTAGTGTGCACTTTCTCGTGACTACGTAAGTTTGTTTTAACGCTGCATCTGAAATCGCAATAACTGCATTTGAATGGTTTATCCCCAGTGTGTGTTTTCTCGTGATTAATCAAGACAGTTTTTTGGTTGCATTTGAAATCACAGTGTTTACATTCAAAGGGGTTCTCGCCAGTGTGTATCATTTGGTGACGGCGTAAATTACATGCCTTACGACACGTGTAATCACAATAGTCACATTTATGAAACCTGTTATTAAAGTGTGTCATTTGGTTTTTTCGGAAATCATTTTTTCGTGTCATCTTGTAATCAGAGTCACTACATTTATAAGGCTTGGAATCCCTGTGTATTATGTCCtgtatttttatactttttttatcCGATTTGTAATCACAATAGCTGAACTTTAATAGATTTCCACCAGTGTGTATCTTCTGGTGTTTGTGGAAATCCCTTTTCCGAATACACTTATAATCGCATTTGCCACATTTAAGAAGTTTCACATCCCCGTGTATCCTCCcatgtctttttaaatttcttttgtCTCTACACTTGAAATCGCAATACCTACATTTCTCCAATTTCTCCATGATGTGTACTACTTCGTGACTTCGTAAGTCTTGTTTCCTcttgcatttgtaatcacaatATCTACATTCCAAAGGCTTTTCATTTGTGTGTATCATCtcatgtatttttaaatttcttttataTCCACATTTGAAACTGCAATAGCTACATTTAAATGGCTTCTCTCTATTGTGTACTTTCTCGTGACTCAGTAAGTTTCCTTTCGTTCTAAATTTGTGATTgcaatacctacatttaaaagGCTTTTCATCCGTGTGTATCATCTCAGGACATTTTAACGTGGTTCTATCCTTGCATTTTAAACCGCAGTATCTACATCCGTAAGGTGTCTCGCCAGTATGTGTTCGTTGGTGACGTCCTAGATTCACTTTCAGACGGCACGCAAAATTACACTCTGAACATTTAAATGGCTTTTCACCAAAGTGTATCTTCTGATGTTTTTGCAAGTGTGCTTTGCGAATACAGTTATAATCGCAATTcttacatttataaagttttTCACTAGTAGCCTCATGAGCTCGTAAGTCTGATTTTTTAAGATTGATATCACAGTAGTGACATTTAAccttactttttctgtttgACTCAACATTCTTGCAGGAATCAAGTGAAGTTAAAGAATGAGTGTGTATGTGTTTCTTATAAACTGCAAGATATTTGAAACTTTTGCTGCAATTGTTGCATTCATATTTAGTGTTTGGTTGTCCGGTGTGAAGCTTGTAGTTGCGGCGCCCGACCCGGCAAGTGCGGCTCTCCGTGTCCACCAGCAGGCGCTCCAGTCTGACAGTGCAGCTCAGCGATTGCACGGAACCCGCTTCAAGTGCTGCAAgacaatttataatatttacaagACAAGTTACAATAATGGTAAAAAATTGTGGCATCATCGGCAATAGGGACcattttactttaaaaaaaaatacttgaatCTCTTTTGGAATTTCAGATGGAAACATCCAGGGTGAAAAAGTTGGTTAAATTTACTTAGTATATGGAATTCTATGTAGGTGAAGTTGTAGATAGAAGCTAGATAAAAGCTAGTGTGCACTataaaaaactggccaagtgcgagtcagacacGCGTAAGAAAGGGTTCGTGCGTACCATTACGCAGAAAACGGTGAAAatttcacgtttgttgtatgggagctccacttaAATATCTATTTTCTTATCTTTTGCACCTAACTCCGACTTGACTTGTTTGCCGACGAAAGTCATAAACTTGTTAAAGATTTTTTAGGTTTTTGCGAACAAACATTCAATAGCTAGCTTATTAATCGCtctattattacttaggtacttaattttactacttaattttacagtgcattggtgttatctgtaatgctgtaaaatttaatttcaataaatatcaaatatcaaattttatagtgtttttagtatttgttatagcggtaacagaaatacatcatctgtgaaaacttgagCTGTCTAGTTATTAcagttcatgagttacagcctggtgacagacagatggatagacaaacggacggacagacagacagcggagtcttagtaatttaCGTCCCGCAGCACTATTACTAGgataaattttattaatgttgAACTGACTTGGAAGTGACAATACACGAGGTTGGTGAAACTGCTCAGGGCCCAGCACAAGCTCATCCTTAACAAGATGGTCCTCATACAGTGCAGCACTCAGGTCCACGTTGTCTGAGCAAGCGGGCTCCTCTTTCACATGGTCTTCAGTGTTCAACTCTTCTTTAACAGGCActgaaataattaagtattaattaaCGATTTATATAACACAGTTGGATATTATAATGGTAAAAATTACTTCCATATAACATCATATTTCATCAGAACTTTAAAGAGATGAGCCTTGATTCTTGTTCTCTATtcttctttattattttttcttatttttgttgttCTTGATttttgttgtgttgttgttctTGTTATctgtctatctatctatctagccCCTTTGTTCTGAGTTAGAGTATATCTCTAAGCTCAGTGTGccgcttggcaaaggcctcctctagctCTTTCCATTGAGGTCTGTCGTGGGCCACTCTTGTCCAGTTTGGGCCCGCTGTGAGTCTCAGTtcatcctcccatcttgttCGAGGTCTCCTCTGGCTCCGTGTACAGCCTCTTGGGTCTTTTTTATCTGTACTgatgtatttattttctgtacTAATATCTGTTTTGCTTACATTGCAAGCAAAGGCTTGTAAAATGCCACTCACCTTCGTCAGTAAATACATCAGGCGTACCGCTCACACCGCATAAGCCCCTGTTATTCTCGTCGTCAGGCTCCTGCTTGACAAATGGAGCCTCTACAGACATCATACCGCCGTTAGTTATTCCAGGTCATCGTTGACCGTCACGATTCACTAACATTGACGAATATTTTAGTGCAACGTGGTGCAACCTACGTCGGCGTAGTACGATGATGTGCAAAACTGTATTCTGTAATTTGTTGACGATGTTTTAGCTATAATAGCTTTGAATTTAAGAATTTAAACCTTGTTatgttattacaaaataaataaaacttgaccAATACCACCAACCGGGCAACGACAAGTACGTATGGAGTACGGAGTACGTCACAGGTCACAGATGACAGTAGCCAAAATTCCATTTTACGCTAAAAGCAAAACGGAAAACAGACGCGGACGCACAATGAAAACATCGCAGAATAAAATTATCAACCaccataagataagataaagctAAATCCACTCGTAGAATTTggttctagaaattctagaatAGCATTGGGAGTGAATCGCGATTGTTTGATTCTATTTGTTTAAGGGAGGTTTTGGGTAATGCGTAGCTAGGAACATCTGAGACAATTGAGACTTGAGACATGACATTGACAGTGCAGGCAGGCGCATCTGTCTGTCATTCATTATTGTCTATCGGAGACGACGCTATCATTCTGtacttttttctaaaataattataatcaatAGAAGTAAAACAATTGACTTATTTGCTTTCTCCGTATTAtggaatttatttattaacaatggtGAATGTTATGAAAGGAGTGCTCGTGGAATggttggtattttttttctgataatCATAACCTTACTCGAGATTAAGACAAACATTGATTggcaaaacaaattaatttaggtAACATAACattaacaaataactattcgaTGTAATCTAAATCCTGAGGAATGTTGAACATTTGATCGATAACTTCATTTTCACACTGAAATGTATTCTTCATATAGGACTTCAGAATGTAAATGTTCTCTGTCCATCGGTTGGCCGCAGTCTTCAAATCCTGAACATAAAAATGCACTTAGGTAGTGAACATCAGACTTTTTGGCAAAATTTTACCTCACTGCTGGCATTCATGTTGCTCTTACCTCAATTTCAGTCTTTAATTGAGCTATATACTCGGGATCAGAGTCTCTATATTTCTGCAATTCTTTCTTCAGAGCCTCTTCCTTTTTTTTCATCTCTTCTAAAGATTTCAATACATCTGTTCTTTCTTCAGATGCTTCACGCCCAATCTAAGAATTGGAGAAAATTTATGAGAACAATGCaaactttaataaataaaataggtattagagtctgtttggaaagagaagagttgtggaatgtatggggccctaTACATTCCATGACTCTCGGTCTCGGCCGAGGCACGTCTATACTGGCCGTTTTGTGCGTGAGGAAATTGCATCGCGCGTCTGCTCAATCTGTGCGGACCCTGCTGCTAATGACATAACTAATTGTTACATCTTTTAAAAGTTTAGGTCAGtttaattatgatattttttatatttttcaaatacTCACAGATTCATTTGCAATGGCTTCTTCAGTCTTTTTCAGTTTCTTTGTGCATTCTGCAAGCTCATTCTgcatgtcattgagttttcttTTCTTGGCATTCTTGACTTTGCTGAAAACACAGATAAATTCATTAAAAATGTCCTGTCTCCAAGATAAAATAGCACCAGTAACCGCCAGGTACCAGTAACCAACCCTTCTATTTTTATCCAAGAAAATAAGGGTAGAAAACCAATTTAAGATTGGTTTTCCTGTCCTGGCAGATACTACAGAGTGTTGGCGTTTTCACACAGCTTATTTTCATGGATAAAATCAAACATGTGTTACTGGTTCCTGTTGGTCACTGGTGCCACTGTTAGAtctatatttttacataaagaatTTGCACAATAATAGAAGCAAAATAttcatacttaaataaagtAAAACTTATTACTAAGGCCAAACATACACCAATAATGTAGTTAGTAAAATTATCAAGACATTTTTACATAGTTCCATACCTCGGGAATGACCAAAAGTATATGGAAGTTCCTATCTTCTCCGAGTCAACCAAGTGGTCATCAACCAAACTCTGTACCACCTCTTTCACTGACTGCATGGTGATACCTTTCTCTTTTGGTGCTATTTTTTCCAActcctaaaaataataattattaaaataattatgtaaaccaTGATGATATTTATTGATAGAAAAGTTTACTAGGTATATATTAATCTTTTCTTGTTCTATTACTtctaaaaatgtataatatgaACTTGTCGGTGGTATAATTTTGTTTCTTAGTGGATAAACATGGAATTAACATTAACAGTGCCATTACTGCCTATTGTAATTCGGAAATTAGGAGGAAGGTGATATTGACAATAATTCGCAGCATTTTCATAGAACTCACTTATTTGTATGAAGTTTTCACACAATGAAAAGTATCGAAGacgttaattaataatatcttatttcactatttattaagtataaaataaataccttcAACTGAAAGAAGTCCTTGCTATTATGAAATATCTCCAACATCTTAGTCCTCTTCTCTTCAGCACTAAGTCCCCTCTTCTTAGACATTTTACTTGTTCCAGTGACCCGGCTATGAAACAGTTCCTACTCCACCTCGACGAGACCCTGGCTCTCGGCAGAAAGTTTATCCTTCAAGACCTGGACGAGACACATCTGTTCATATCGGCAGACATTGTAGAAACCTTACAAGCAAGAGTTGATGATCTAATGGACCAATTGAGTATTCCTGTACATGATAAAGGCATCTAAATCAAATTTGTATCTCTACAATCCAAAATGGCAGCAAGAGAATCGGGTAGAGTAAAAGATGGTGTCAAAAGCAGGGTTCTCGATGATGTTACAAGGAAGCGCAGAGCCAGAAAGGCAGTGGAAGCGCTTGAGCAAGACAACTTCCATGAAGACCCGCACGCTGACCTGGTCATGTCAAAGAAAATACCCAAGTTTGCTGATTCCAATGAGAAACCGACCAGAAAAGGGAAGAAAGCGAGGAGTGCAGATTATTATAAGATGAGGTTTAGGAAAACTTTTGCTCAGTTGGTCGAGGAAGATGCTAACTTTAGACCTGAACCTCCTAATTATTTATCTGCACAAGCACCTCCATCTAAGTAAGTTCACAGATATCACTAACTATACAAAACTTTATTCTGTCCATAAAATAATGGGTTGCTTAATTTCCCGGCCATTGGTATACCAATATAGagataatataatatgaaaatgGACTTAGGATAAAAAGCATGCCAACCACCTCAAGCTTCTAcctattttatagttttaactTTCATGAATACTTCTGTTAACACATTAACTGCCAGCGACTCCCTAGGGGAGTTCactgttcgtaggcgcttttcgctacatacggtttttcccgtgttatcggctacgctcgtagcgcgtagctcgggctggcaatgaatgtgttaatatattttatttattttacagattTCCTGACCGCCATTTCTGTGCTGTGTGCGGTTTCCTATCGAACTATACTTGCATTCCGTGCGGGGCGCGATATTGCTCGGTCAGATGTCTGGGCACTCATTTAGACACGAGGTGCCTCAAATGGACTGCATAATTTGATTGTACGTTTCTAGCTTTTAAGATtctaattactaataaataagttTGTAACAATAATTAAATGTCTATTACTTACACAATGAAATAAGGAAATAGAAATCTAATTCTGTAGTAAACTGAAAACTCAACTAATGAGGCAAAGACTCGACTCAAGATACTTTCTTTTCCCGccttttattttttcttaaaactTTTTATTTCGAGCGTGTTTGACTAGACGCTTaacaactttttaattttagcgACATCTAGCGTCGAATAGGAGCCCGATGTTAATCAGTGATATAAATTTGATTAAAGCGCCATCTATTATGTTATAGTGGACTTAATTTTACGTTACTACTCGCCGCTAGATGGCACTTTGCCGTCAAATTTTTATCCTGCTATTAATGAGAATAGTTTTCTTTCTAAAGCAACTGTAAAGTTAATGATACCAATTAAAGTGATTATAATTTCTAGTTCTAACCCCGCAATATGCCGCTACCTACCCTTCGAGTCACCCTCTTTGTAAACATGATTGGCAGACAATTCAGTTGGGGTCGATTAGACACATTTGCTGCGATAATTTAACATTTGTGACAACAGCTGTCATTTTAATACCGCCAACGATCGGCGAAAGACTTGTCTACATAATTGCTAGTATTGGTTTACCCCCGCCAAGCGATTAAAAAGTACTAGGAATGAAAATATAAGGTAACCATAACTACTTACCTCATACAACAAGATACAACCTACTGAACCTAATAATAGAtgagtatatatatattttttatataaaatacattattataaaattgtataatCGTCCTATGCTAAACAAAAGACgtaactacctacttacattaaaataaacagATTTTTTAAAGGAAACCCATTatccaaaaatccaaatatcATGCCAGCATAACTTAAAAAAAGTACATCCATCTATGCTAACTCTGCACACCGTCTTTGACAGACTAAAGAGTACAAGAATAAACTCCATAATTCTCAGTTATTTAACGTTTACGGTAGCACTTCCACAGTTTTTCACTGTAATTTCTGTGCAGAGTTAGTATAGTGACTTTACACCGCAATccatattaaaaacaaaagggCTATGTACAGGCGTAAGTGGATCGACTCccttatacaataaaaataatccgTAACTAATAACGCCAAGACAAAGCCCCACAGAATCTGCACATCTGTCCTTCTGTTTTTTATGCGTTATCGCGCGATAAGGGATGTTTGCGGGGCGTGCGCGATATCGCGGATAAAGCCGCTTTGTGTCGCTATCAACAGATGGCACTCTCACTTCCTTGTCGCGGAAAAAACGTGCCCCAATTTTAAGCAAAGATCtgcaatgtacagtcagcagaggttgctaagcgggcgaggtggtCAAAataaccttgacacgctcttattctcttaacgataaagtcgcgtcaagataattttgaacacctggcccgcttatcaacttctgctgttgactgtacagtcagcttCAAACGCGGCTTATTAAACTACATGTCAAAAATATCTACTATTCTGTAATTATTACCTTAACAAAAGTACACTGGGACTGGGACAGATAGTTTTGATTTGATCGCGAACTGCCGAGATATAGGGTAACTGCTTTAGTTATTGACCACTATAAATAGTAATTGGCCTTTtctaacaaatcagaaagaaacaagcaAAAGGAAGTCTTATAGAAGTGGCCAATTAGGGactatgtagtggccaataGGTAACTATAGCAGTCGCCCTATCTGTTTCAACTCGCAGCCATTTAAATAAAACGTTAATTAAACGCTAGCATCCAATTGCCTAGGCCGAGTTTTCAcgatattttcatttcatcagGTTCCGGATTCTTACTTTTTGGCTGATACACCCTCATTTTGTTCCTTTTTTTTTCGTCATA of the Cydia fagiglandana chromosome 17, ilCydFagi1.1, whole genome shotgun sequence genome contains:
- the LOC134672584 gene encoding zinc finger protein 184-like → MMSVEAPFVKQEPDDENNRGLCGVSGTPDVFTDEVPVKEELNTEDHVKEEPACSDNVDLSAALYEDHLVKDELVLGPEQFHQPRVLSLPTLEAGSVQSLSCTVRLERLLVDTESRTCRVGRRNYKLHTGQPNTKYECNNCSKSFKYLAVYKKHIHTHSLTSLDSCKNVESNRKSKVKCHYCDINLKKSDLRAHEATSEKLYKCKNCDYNCIRKAHLQKHQKIHFGEKPFKCSECNFACRLKVNLGRHQRTHTGETPYGCRYCGLKCKDRTTLKCPEMIHTDEKPFKCRYCNHKFRTKGNLLSHEKVHNREKPFKCSYCSFKCGYKRNLKIHEMIHTNEKPLECRYCDYKCKRKQDLRSHEVVHIMEKLEKCRYCDFKCRDKRNLKRHGRIHGDVKLLKCGKCDYKCIRKRDFHKHQKIHTGGNLLKFSYCDYKSDKKSIKIQDIIHRDSKPYKCSDSDYKMTRKNDFRKNQMTHFNNRFHKCDYCDYTCRKACNLRRHQMIHTGENPFECKHCDFKCNQKTVLINHEKTHTGDKPFKCSYCDFRCSVKTNLRSHEKVHTKEKPYQCGDCDFKCIMKSDLRLHQMIHTGDKPFKCSHCTYKCSKKCNLKRHELIHNEEKSFKCGNCAYECRQKAALRRHEQAYGGRCSRRDKADLAL
- the LOC134672564 gene encoding zinc finger HIT domain-containing protein 1; this encodes MAARESGRVKDGVKSRVLDDVTRKRRARKAVEALEQDNFHEDPHADLVMSKKIPKFADSNEKPTRKGKKARSADYYKMRFRKTFAQLVEEDANFRPEPPNYLSAQAPPSKFPDRHFCAVCGFLSNYTCIPCGARYCSVRCLGTHLDTRCLKWTA
- the LOC134672565 gene encoding general transcription factor IIH subunit 5, with amino-acid sequence MVNVMKGVLVECDPAMKQFLLHLDETLALGRKFILQDLDETHLFISADIVETLQARVDDLMDQLSIPVHDKGI
- the LOC134672566 gene encoding meiotic nuclear division protein 1 homolog, producing the protein MSKKRGLSAEEKRTKMLEIFHNSKDFFQLKELEKIAPKEKGITMQSVKEVVQSLVDDHLVDSEKIGTSIYFWSFPSKVKNAKKRKLNDMQNELAECTKKLKKTEEAIANESIGREASEERTDVLKSLEEMKKKEEALKKELQKYRDSDPEYIAQLKTEIEDLKTAANRWTENIYILKSYMKNTFQCENEVIDQMFNIPQDLDYIE